In the Streptomyces fradiae ATCC 10745 = DSM 40063 genome, TCCGTGGAGCGGGAAGGCGGCTGGGAAAGGAACGCCACGGCCGCTTCCATCAGGGCTCCCGCCAGTGGGTCCTTCCTGTGCTTGGCGCCGTTGCCGGCAGGGGGGATGCCGGCATCGCGCACGATCTCCTCGAAGATCTCGTCGACGAAAACCTCCAGGGGATCCCGTTCCGATTTGTCGCCGGACTCAGCTGCCATTGTGTTTCCTCAGGTCTTCGGTTGCCGTACGGGGCCTGCCCCCCGATGCCGGCGACCGCCGGAACCGGGGGGCAGAGTGTCGCTGCCTGCCGTCAGCGGCGCATGAGCGCCGCGAGGAGGAGGGGGTGCTGGATCAGCGGCTCGCCGCGCTCCTCGCGGCGGCGGCGCATGAGCGCTGCCAGGAGGAGGGGGTGTTCGATGATGGACTCCTCGCCGCGTTCCTCCCCGCGGCGGCGCATGAGCGCCGCGAGCAGGAGCGGGTGCTCGATGAGCGACTCCTCGCCGCGCTCCTCGCGGCGGCGGCGCATGAGCGCTGCCAGGAGGAGGGGGTGTTCGATGATGGACTCCTCGCCGCGCTCCTCCCCGCGGCGGCGCATGAGCGCCGCGAGCAGGAGGGGGTGCTCGATGAGCGACCCCTCGCCGCCCTCCCCGCGGCGGCGCGCGAGCGCCGCCAGGAGGAGGGGGTGCTCGATGATCGGTTCCTCGCCGCGCTCCTCACGCCGGGACAGCAAGGCTGCCATCAGAAGCGGGCCGAAGGCGGATTCCTCGCCGAACTCCTCTTGGCCCCCTCGGCCTTCTCACGAGTGGGAGTCTCCGTCGCTGCCGTCATGGATTCCTCTTTCCTCGACGCATGACTCGGCGGAGCGCTCGGCTGGCACAGTGCCCCGCGATCCGCCCTTCAGCGTGATCGTCGAGGTGCGTGAGACCGGCCGCATCTCGACTGTGCTCCGTCTGGCCGCAGGGCTCCGCCGGTGTTCCTGGCGGTGCCAGGGCCTGACGTCGAGGCGGGCCCAGCCGCGCATCCGGCGGCCGTGAGCGGGTCCGCCGGGCTGTGGCCCGCCCCGCCGGGAGTCCCCGCCCCGTGCACCACACCCAGCGGCTCGGGCTCCGGCACTGCCCGGAGCACCGCGACCGTCGGCCGTACCTTCGCCGGCTCACCGGTGAGACGACGACGCCCCCGGCCCGCGAGAGCGCGGGCCGGGGGCATCACGAGGAGGCGGCCGGACCAGTCGTCGACCGGGGCGATGCCGGTCAGGCGGGAGCGGCCCCGGTTCGCCTGGGACGGGGCGTCATGCCGGGCGGACACCATCGGCCCGCGCCACCCCCACCGGGCAGGAGACGCCCGTGCCGCCGATGCCGCAGTAGCCGGCCGGGTTCTTGTCCAGGTACTGCTGGTGGTACGGCTCCGCCGGGTGGAAGGGCAGGTCGGCCGCCGGGCGCAGTTCGGTGGTGATCGTGCCGTACCCGGAGGCGGTCAGGACCCGCTGGTACGCCTCGCGGGAGGACTCGGCCGCCGCAGCCTGGGCGGGGGAGTGGGTGAAGACCGCCGAGCGGTACTGGGTGCCCACGTCGTTGCCCTGGCGGTACCCCTGCGTGGGGTCGTGGGCCTCCCAGAAGACCTTCAGCAGCTCCTCGTACGTCACCTTCGCCGGGTCGTACACGACGCGCACGACCTCCGTGTGGCCGGTCAGGCCGGAGCAGACCTCCTCGTACGACGGGTTCGGCGTGGAGCCGCCCTGGTAGCCGACGAGCGTCGTCCACACGCCGGGCGTCCGCCAGAACGTCCGCTCCGCGCCCCAGAAGCAGCCCAGGCCGAAGTCGGCCACCTCCAGGCCCTCCGGGTACGGGCCGAGCAGGGGCGTGCCGAGGACGGTGTGGCGGTCCGGGACGGTGAACTCCGGCTCCGGGCGGCCCTTCAGCGCCTGCTCGGGCGTGGGCATCTCCGGCGTGCGGCGGTACAGGAACATGGCGGGTCTCCTCCGGAAGGGGGCTCCCAGGCACAACGTCCGCCGCCCCCTCCGGGATTCCTCAGCGCCCGCGCGCCCCGCGCACCGCCTTGTCCCGCCAGCGGCAGTAGTACGCGACCGGGTCCGTGTAGTCGGCCCACGGCCACGCGCCCACGTATCCGTCCACCAGACGGAACTGCTCCAGCGCCGCGTCGAAGCGGCCCTGCCGGGCCAGGAAGTACGCCAGCAGGTGCCGCGTCCCCGGCAGGTCCGGGTGGTCCGGCGGGGCCGCCGCCGCGTCCGCGAGCGCCGCGTCCACCAGCGCCACCAGCTCCGGCGCCCGGTAGTCGCGCGCCTTCCCCTCGCGACCGCGGTGCTCCCACCAGGCCAGCAGCGGCAGCGTCCGCAGCAGCGTGCCCGGCGGCGCGGAATCCGCCGCCACCCGCGCGAACCGCACCGCCAGCTCCTCGGAGCCGTGCCACTTGGCGCACCAGTACTGGAGCGCCGAGCGGTGCGCGCCGGGGTGGTGCGGGGCCCGGTCGGTGATCTCCTTCCAGATCCGGTGCATCTTCTTGTGCGGGTAGTTCAGGCCGAGCGCCGTGCTGATCTCGACGATGTACGGCGTGGGGTCCTCCGGGGCCAGCTCCGCGGCCCGCGCGACCTGGTCCCGCGACCGCGGCAGCACCTCGAAGAAGCCCGCGAACCGCTCCGCCGACGTGTTCTTCGCCCAGTCTCCGCCGCGCATCAGCCATGCCAGGCAGACCGTCGACGAGGCCCGCACCACGGCCGCGTCCGGGTCGTCCGGGAGGGCCGCCTCCCACGCCTCCAGCCACGCCCCGTCGCCCTCGGCGGCGGCCTCGCCGAGGAAGCCCGCGTACCGGGAGCGGCGCGACCAGTCGCGGCCCTCCCGCGTCGCGGCCATCAGCCGGGCCGCCGGCTGCCAGTCGCCCCGCGCGGCGGCGGCCAGCGCCCGCTCCAGCCCGGGGTCCGGGGCGGCCAGCATCGTGTTCTGCCGTGCCGCGGGCAGCAGGCCCAGCGCCTGGGCCTCCCGCTCCGCCCCGGCCTCGCCCCGCGAGGGCGCCGCGCCGTTGAACCGCCGGTACGCGGCGACGGACACGGCGACGGCGCCGGTGATCACCAGGATCCGTACGAGTTCCAGGCTCACGCGGGCACCTCCCCGGCACCGGCGGCGTCCCCGGCGCCGCCGGACCGCCCGGACGCGGCGGCCTCCGCGGCGTTCACGGCCGACTCGTCGCGCATCCGGCAGAACTCGCCGGCCGGATCGCCCCGGTACCGCCACGGCAGCGCGTCCACGTACCCGTCGACCAGCCGGAACTGCTCCAGCGCCGGCTCCCACCGCTCCTGGAGGTACAGGTAGTACGCGAGCAGGTGCCGCACCTCCGCGAGGCGCGGGTGGTCCGGGTCGGCGGCGGCCGCGTCGGCGAGCGCGGCGTCCACGGCCGCGTACATCTCCGGGGTGCGGTCCACGTCCGCCGAGTCCGAGTCGTCGTGCTCGAAGTGCGCGATCAGCGGGAACACCTTCATCAGCGTGCCCGGAGGCGCCGCGGCCGCCGCCTTCACCGCGAAGGCCCGCGCCAGCTCCTCGGAGCCGCGCCACTTGCCGCACCAGTACTGGAGCGCCGAGAAGTGCGCCTCGTAGTGGTGCGGGTCGCGGCTGGTGATGTCCCGCCAGATGCGGTGCATCTCCTCGTGCGGGTAGCCCAGGCCGATCGCCGTCCAGATCTCGCCCACGTACGGCGACGGGTCGCCCGGCACCGCCAGCTCAGCCGCCCGCGCGTGCTCGTGGCGGGTGCGGGCCAGCGTGCGGTGGAAGCCCTCGAACTGCTCCGAGGACGTGTACTGGGCGCGCTTCGCCCCGCGCACCTTCCACGCCAGGAACACCGAGCCGCGGGCCCGTACGAGCGCCGCGCCCGGATCGTCGGGGCGGGCCGCCTCCCAGGCCGCCAGCCAGGCGTCGTCCTCGGCGGCGACGTCGGCCAGCTTCTCCACGTACGCGGTGCGCCGCTCCCAGTCGCGGGCGGCGGCCGTCCCGTCCAGGAGGGCCGCGGACGGCTCCCAGTCGCCCGCGCGGGCGGCGGCGAGGGCGACGGTCAGCGCCTGCGGCTGCGGCGCGGACAGCTTGGTGTGCTGCCGCTCGGGGGCCAGCAGGCCGAGGGCGGCGACGCGCTCGGCGGCCTTCGCGGCGGCCTCCTCGGCGCCGGGGTCGGAGCGCCAGCCTTCGACGGCGCCCTCGATGATCGCCTTGAGGAAGTAGACGCCGGCCACCAGGACGAGGAGGGCGACGGGGGTCAGGACGACCCAGAGCAGGATCTTCACGTGTGGTGCCTCGGGGGCTCGGGGGGCTTGGGGGGCTTGGGGGCTTGGGGGGCTTGGGGGGCTCGGGGATGGTGGGTGGGGTGAGCGGGCGGGTGGGGGCGGCCGTCAGGCCGCCAGCAGCCGGCGCAGCGGGGCCGTGTCGGGGCGGTCGGCGACCGCCGCGTCGAGGGCGGCCGGCAGCTCGTCCTCGAGACCCGGCGGCATGCGCAGCGACGCGGGCCGCGACCAGGACAGCTCCCAGCGGGCGCTGCCGCGGTCGGCCAGCTCGCCCGCGACCATCCGCGCCAGGCCCCGGCGCAGCACCGGGCGGGCGAACTCGCGGGCCACGCGGCCCTTCGCCGCACCGGCCTCCTCGGACTTGGGCAGCCGGTCCGCGATCTCCCAGCCGACGCCCAGGTCGAGCGCGTTCAGCAGGGCGTCCAGCGAGCCGTCGCCGCCGGCCACCGCGGCGGTGGCGCGCCGCAGCGGCTCGGCCTCCCGCGCGGAGTGCCCGGTCATCGCGGTGTGCACCAGCTCAGGCCAGTCCACGCGGCGCATCCGCAGCGCCTGCGGGGTGAGCGTCGTCCGCTCGACGGCGACCATCGCCGTGCCGGGGTCGGACAGCAGCCCCAGCGCGGGCGTCGCGGGCTCGGACGCCCTGCCGTCGTCGGGCAGGGCCTCCAGGCGGGCGACGCGCTCGGCGATCGGCGGATGCGAGTCGTACGGGGACGAGGGCTCGTCCGGCAGGTCGCGGCGCAGCTCGGCCAGCTCCCCGGTGCGTGCGGCGAGCAGGTGGCGGAAGCCGCCGACCACCTCGCCGGGCGGCGGCAGCAGACCCGCGTCGACGCCGAGGGTGGCGTAGCAGTCCAGGTAGAAGCGGTGGGCGGAGTCCAGGGCGGGGAGCTCGCGCAGCGCCGACGCCGTCGCGTCACGGCCCGCGATGCGCGCGGCGGCCAGGTCGGCGGCCAGCTCCTGGCGGCGCGAGCCGGCGAGCGTGGCGCGCAGGTAGAAGTGGCCGTACGCCCGGTACAGCCGCGCCATGGCCCGGTAGGTGAGGCCGGCGCCGGTCGTGTCGACCTCCTTGGCCTTCCCGCCCTTGGCCACCTTCTTCGCGTTCTTCCTCTCCTGGCGCTCCCGCTCCTTGGCGACCTTGCCGCCGGCCCGCTCCTCGAAGTCGGCGATGGTGCGGGCGACCTGGACGCGGCCCCGGACGGTGATCGCGGACAGGCGGGTGTCGGAGTTGCCGTAGTGGCCCATCTCGTGGGCGAGGACGGCGCGCAGCTGTGCCTCGGTCAGCCCGGCCATCAGCGGCAGGCCCAGGTAGAGGCGGCGGGTGCCGCCGAGGAGGCCGAGCAGCCGGGCCTCCTCGGCGACGGCCGCGTTCACGTCGCCGGTCAGCCGGATCTCGTCGGGCGCGCGGGTGCCGACCTGCCGGGCCAGCTCCCGCACCTCCTGCCACAGGCGGGGCTCCTGCTCCCCGGTGACGGGGACGCCGTGCGCGGCCTCGCCCTTCGGGGTGCGCAGCATGAACATGCCCCGTACGACCGGCACGGCGAGCAGGGCGCTCACGACGTACACCTTCAGGGCGAGGCTGCTGGGCGCCCAGAGCGCCGCGGCCCAGTCGAGGCCCGCGAGGAC is a window encoding:
- the msrA gene encoding peptide-methionine (S)-S-oxide reductase MsrA, which encodes MFLYRRTPEMPTPEQALKGRPEPEFTVPDRHTVLGTPLLGPYPEGLEVADFGLGCFWGAERTFWRTPGVWTTLVGYQGGSTPNPSYEEVCSGLTGHTEVVRVVYDPAKVTYEELLKVFWEAHDPTQGYRQGNDVGTQYRSAVFTHSPAQAAAAESSREAYQRVLTASGYGTITTELRPAADLPFHPAEPYHQQYLDKNPAGYCGIGGTGVSCPVGVARADGVRPA
- a CDS encoding M48 family metalloprotease, producing MGASVRALRALLLLSGFYLLGIALLAVLAGLDWAAALWAPSSLALKVYVVSALLAVPVVRGMFMLRTPKGEAAHGVPVTGEQEPRLWQEVRELARQVGTRAPDEIRLTGDVNAAVAEEARLLGLLGGTRRLYLGLPLMAGLTEAQLRAVLAHEMGHYGNSDTRLSAITVRGRVQVARTIADFEERAGGKVAKERERQERKNAKKVAKGGKAKEVDTTGAGLTYRAMARLYRAYGHFYLRATLAGSRRQELAADLAAARIAGRDATASALRELPALDSAHRFYLDCYATLGVDAGLLPPPGEVVGGFRHLLAARTGELAELRRDLPDEPSSPYDSHPPIAERVARLEALPDDGRASEPATPALGLLSDPGTAMVAVERTTLTPQALRMRRVDWPELVHTAMTGHSAREAEPLRRATAAVAGGDGSLDALLNALDLGVGWEIADRLPKSEEAGAAKGRVAREFARPVLRRGLARMVAGELADRGSARWELSWSRPASLRMPPGLEDELPAALDAAVADRPDTAPLRRLLAA